From a single Bryobacter aggregatus MPL3 genomic region:
- a CDS encoding MqnA/MqnD/SBP family protein, giving the protein MEESSAREIVCAHSPDSDDAYMFYALATRKLRSPLVHFVHQLSDIQVLNQKAMLGEYDLTAISYHAYPYVADKYQLMASGSSVGDGYGPVVVAQSPMSPDDLKGKRIAVPGKMTTAYLTMRIAQPDFEAVVVPFDQILDAVSQKHADAGLVIHEAQLTYGKGGFHKVLDLGVWWKKKFNLPLPLGANAILRDLPPEIKSECCRLMRESIRYSLDNQEEALNYAMQFARDMEQPLAEKFVGMYVNHYTEDCGELIPKAAQMMLDMGHELGLIPNRVQLEFVR; this is encoded by the coding sequence ATGGAAGAATCTTCAGCCCGGGAAATCGTCTGCGCTCATAGCCCCGATTCAGACGATGCCTACATGTTTTATGCGCTGGCAACCCGGAAATTGCGCAGTCCGCTGGTCCATTTCGTCCATCAACTCTCTGACATTCAAGTCTTGAATCAGAAGGCGATGCTCGGTGAATATGACCTGACGGCCATTTCCTATCATGCCTACCCCTACGTCGCCGACAAGTACCAACTGATGGCCTCCGGTTCGAGTGTTGGTGATGGTTACGGCCCGGTTGTCGTCGCCCAATCTCCAATGTCTCCGGACGATCTGAAAGGAAAGCGCATCGCGGTTCCGGGCAAGATGACCACTGCCTATCTCACGATGCGGATTGCACAGCCTGACTTTGAGGCTGTTGTTGTTCCTTTCGATCAGATCCTCGATGCCGTCTCGCAGAAGCATGCCGACGCGGGTTTGGTGATCCACGAAGCGCAGTTGACTTACGGCAAGGGTGGTTTTCATAAGGTTCTCGACCTGGGGGTGTGGTGGAAGAAGAAGTTCAACCTGCCGCTTCCGCTTGGAGCCAATGCGATCCTGCGCGATCTGCCCCCTGAGATCAAGAGTGAGTGCTGCCGCCTGATGCGTGAGAGCATCCGCTACTCGCTCGATAACCAGGAAGAAGCCCTGAACTACGCGATGCAGTTTGCTCGTGACATGGAGCAGCCGCTCGCCGAGAAGTTCGTGGGGATGTACGTCAATCACTATACCGAGGACTGCGGGGAATTGATCCCCAAGGCCGCTCAGATGATGCTCGACATGGGGCATGAGCTAGGATTGATTCCAAACCGTGTTCAACTCGAATTTGTACGTTAA
- a CDS encoding TIGR01777 family oxidoreductase produces MRITLTGATGFLGQRLVQRLSADGHSLQLLTRKPLTGLPAQVESFLWDPPRVEAPAEALQDSDAIIHLAGAPVNQRWTEEAKRVLRSSRIDTTRSLVHSLSTMARRPQVLLSASAIGFYGERGDEILREDSSAGSGFLASLCEDWEKQAGLARSLGMRVRCLRTGIVLGKEGGALPSLLPAFRFGLGGKLGSGEQWMSWIHIEDWITAVLHLLDPSLTTSGPVNLTTPNPVRNADFTATLGRVLHRPALLSVPVFALRLLLGEMSSVLVASQRVLPDASLEFRYPALEPALRALLQ; encoded by the coding sequence ATGCGGATCACACTGACTGGCGCCACGGGCTTTCTGGGTCAGAGACTGGTACAGCGTCTGAGCGCAGATGGTCACTCGCTGCAGCTCCTCACGCGCAAGCCCCTCACCGGCCTGCCAGCACAGGTGGAGAGCTTTCTGTGGGATCCGCCGCGCGTGGAGGCCCCGGCCGAAGCGCTCCAGGATTCGGACGCGATCATCCATCTGGCAGGCGCCCCAGTCAACCAGCGCTGGACCGAGGAAGCGAAGAGAGTGCTCCGCTCGAGCCGCATCGATACCACCCGTTCGCTGGTGCACAGCTTATCGACCATGGCCCGCCGGCCGCAGGTCCTGCTCAGTGCTTCGGCCATTGGCTTTTATGGAGAACGCGGTGATGAAATTCTCAGGGAAGACTCCAGTGCCGGGAGTGGATTTCTCGCCAGCCTCTGCGAGGACTGGGAGAAGCAGGCGGGCCTGGCGCGATCACTTGGAATGCGGGTGCGATGCCTCCGCACCGGAATCGTTCTCGGCAAGGAAGGCGGAGCGCTCCCCAGTCTGTTACCCGCCTTTCGCTTCGGGTTGGGAGGCAAGCTGGGAAGCGGAGAGCAATGGATGAGCTGGATCCATATCGAAGACTGGATCACGGCCGTGCTCCATTTGCTCGATCCGAGCCTCACCACCTCAGGCCCCGTGAATCTGACCACACCAAACCCGGTGCGCAATGCAGACTTTACAGCGACGCTTGGCCGGGTGCTCCATCGGCCTGCTCTTTTGAGTGTGCCCGTCTTTGCGCTGCGGCTGCTTTTGGGCGAAATGAGCTCGGTGCTTGTGGCGAGCCAACGCGTCTTACCCGATGCCTCGCTCGAGTTCCGATACCCGGCCCTCGAGCCTGCCCTCCGCGCCCTGCTACAATAA
- a CDS encoding PEP-CTERM sorting domain-containing protein, with protein sequence MRNIGTVLGMLVLAGLPVLATTFSEDFSGGVVGYYSHLDPNAPTVLTGTQFQVVGANSAVDLIGAGDPYLDLCGPSGSCIDTTGGGGNGRGMLETINAILFTPGSYTFSFNLSGWSHNDGTEQSPLLNTQSATIRVQIAGLFDETFTVDGANNPYAPIVRYFTVASPTSAKLSFTDQSGSAGYAGAIVSDILIVDPVPEPSTLAFLATGLVSLGWLRRRR encoded by the coding sequence ATGCGTAACATAGGAACTGTCCTGGGAATGTTGGTACTGGCTGGGTTGCCTGTTCTGGCCACCACCTTTTCAGAAGACTTTAGCGGTGGAGTGGTGGGGTATTACAGTCACTTAGATCCAAACGCGCCCACGGTGTTGACGGGGACGCAGTTTCAAGTAGTTGGGGCCAATAGTGCAGTGGATTTGATCGGCGCCGGGGATCCTTATCTGGATCTTTGCGGCCCTTCTGGAAGCTGCATAGATACAACCGGGGGCGGGGGAAATGGACGTGGGATGCTCGAAACCATCAATGCCATCCTATTTACTCCCGGATCCTATACTTTTTCATTCAATCTCAGTGGTTGGAGTCATAATGACGGCACGGAGCAATCGCCGTTGTTGAATACGCAGTCGGCCACCATTCGTGTCCAGATTGCCGGGCTCTTCGATGAGACTTTTACCGTCGATGGCGCGAACAATCCCTATGCTCCGATCGTGCGCTATTTTACGGTTGCGAGTCCGACCAGCGCGAAGCTGAGTTTTACGGATCAGAGTGGGTCGGCTGGCTATGCGGGCGCCATTGTGAGCGACATTCTCATCGTCGATCCGGTTCCGGAACCTTCGACGCTCGCCTTTCTGGCCACTGGGCTCGTTTCCCTTGGCTGGCTTCGCCGGCGCCGCTAG
- a CDS encoding Hpt domain-containing protein gives MPAQLFDRQAALARVGDDEELLVELVRIFLDDYPNSLTAINEAVTKGDSHHLEQAAHTLKGAVANFGADAVVREAFELECQGRMGDLSHANESLRRLHEAIRQLDDEMRPIAQAS, from the coding sequence GTGCCAGCACAGTTATTTGACCGACAAGCAGCCTTAGCCCGCGTGGGAGATGACGAAGAACTCCTCGTGGAATTGGTGCGTATTTTCCTTGATGACTATCCCAACAGTCTGACGGCGATCAATGAGGCCGTGACGAAGGGGGATTCCCATCATTTGGAACAGGCTGCCCATACTCTAAAAGGTGCGGTTGCGAACTTTGGCGCCGATGCCGTGGTGCGCGAGGCCTTTGAACTGGAATGCCAGGGACGAATGGGCGATTTGTCCCATGCGAATGAGAGTCTCCGGCGCTTGCATGAGGCCATTCGCCAGTTGGACGATGAGATGCGTCCGATCGCGCAAGCCTCCTAA
- a CDS encoding hybrid sensor histidine kinase/response regulator has protein sequence MSSENLELEQQRRKLETLGRLAGNVVHDFNNLLMVIEGYTRMLLEEPNLSENAQESAQEILRASERASALTRQLLAFSRKKSVERKGVDINAQLTQMRNMLTRLLGETVRLEYELSAEPCLIYANHSQMEQVLLNLIVNARDAMPVGGRILVRTLVAAGRVRLVVEDTGTGIPPELLPRIFEPFFTTKEASKGTGIGLALVHEIVREWGGTIEANSRPNEGTSFHIELATFDDPSLAKQELVQPKPKLGTILLVEDEDGVRSLIRRVLEQRHYEVLEAATEEGGLELARGRRKIDLLVTDLDLKRGEGRNLASLVRVIHPGIKVVFISGYVNEAGGEGALTLQKPFSPNTLVLAVQGLLKTA, from the coding sequence ATGAGTTCTGAAAATCTCGAGCTCGAACAACAGCGCCGGAAGCTGGAAACCTTAGGGCGCCTGGCGGGGAACGTCGTTCACGACTTCAATAACCTGCTGATGGTGATCGAAGGCTACACCCGTATGCTTCTCGAAGAACCAAATCTGAGTGAGAACGCTCAGGAAAGTGCACAAGAGATTCTTCGTGCCTCCGAACGCGCCTCCGCCCTCACCCGCCAGTTGCTGGCCTTCTCACGCAAGAAAAGTGTGGAGCGCAAAGGTGTCGATATCAACGCGCAATTGACGCAGATGCGCAATATGCTCACCCGCTTATTGGGGGAGACGGTTCGTCTCGAGTACGAGCTCAGCGCGGAGCCTTGCCTCATCTACGCCAATCATAGCCAGATGGAGCAGGTGCTGTTGAATCTGATCGTCAATGCACGCGATGCGATGCCGGTCGGAGGCCGGATTCTGGTGCGCACGCTGGTAGCGGCTGGCCGGGTCCGGCTGGTGGTGGAGGATACCGGCACCGGGATTCCCCCGGAGTTATTGCCCCGCATCTTTGAACCCTTCTTCACCACGAAAGAGGCCTCAAAGGGCACAGGCATTGGTCTTGCCCTGGTCCATGAGATTGTTCGGGAATGGGGGGGCACCATTGAGGCCAATAGCCGCCCCAATGAAGGCACGAGTTTTCATATTGAGTTGGCAACATTCGACGATCCAAGCCTGGCAAAACAGGAACTGGTGCAACCAAAACCGAAGCTTGGCACGATTTTGCTGGTGGAAGATGAAGATGGAGTGCGTTCGTTGATCCGACGGGTACTGGAGCAACGACATTACGAAGTACTGGAAGCAGCCACTGAAGAAGGTGGGCTCGAACTGGCCCGTGGGCGCCGCAAAATCGATTTACTGGTGACAGACCTAGACCTAAAACGCGGAGAAGGCCGGAATCTGGCGAGTTTGGTGCGAGTCATCCATCCCGGCATCAAGGTGGTATTCATTTCGGGCTATGTCAACGAGGCAGGGGGGGAGGGAGCTCTCACCTTGCAAAAGCCTTTCTCTCCGAATACTCTGGTACTAGCCGTACAGGGCTTGCTAAAAACCGCCTGA
- a CDS encoding radical SAM/SPASM domain-containing protein: MIPMRALNRARLLWGYLRRKSKLNALPVEYIVETTAKCNIYCPMCPRETHKQPKEDMSDEVFERLVVESGQSAEHMMLIGLGEPLLDNKIFDRIEFCEKHQISTLLSTNGTLLDEKAAERLLKTPLEHITLSFDGATQESFEFYRKGAKFDRVRDNFVRFAKMKAAMKSKLQVVVQMVRMERNWDEVGAFEQFWQTVPGVDQTRVKADETDLMSPDGGHAPGDFTHPCHYLWRGPMYVKQNGDVYPCCQSYMLDGKPVGRIGEAPLREIWNSAEMERMRAFHTSGRAGEIEICSKCRTAIPHPLLVAGSLIFHGKTVRKLLPWVEKLAYWRKLPVQLLKPQQKPVAASDLVQISEQRD; this comes from the coding sequence ATGATTCCGATGCGCGCGCTGAATCGCGCTCGCCTGCTCTGGGGTTATCTGCGACGCAAGTCGAAGTTGAACGCCTTGCCGGTCGAGTACATTGTCGAGACGACGGCCAAGTGCAACATCTACTGCCCGATGTGTCCGCGCGAGACCCACAAGCAGCCCAAAGAAGACATGAGTGACGAAGTCTTCGAGCGTTTGGTGGTGGAGAGCGGCCAGAGCGCGGAGCACATGATGTTGATTGGGCTGGGGGAACCCTTGCTCGATAACAAGATTTTCGATCGCATCGAGTTTTGCGAGAAGCATCAGATTTCAACTTTGCTGTCGACCAACGGCACTCTTCTCGACGAAAAGGCCGCCGAGCGTCTGCTCAAGACGCCTCTTGAACACATCACCTTAAGCTTTGACGGCGCAACCCAGGAGAGCTTCGAGTTCTATCGCAAGGGGGCTAAGTTCGACCGGGTGCGAGACAACTTTGTCCGTTTCGCCAAGATGAAGGCCGCGATGAAATCGAAACTCCAGGTAGTGGTCCAGATGGTGCGGATGGAGCGCAACTGGGACGAGGTGGGAGCCTTTGAGCAGTTCTGGCAGACGGTTCCTGGCGTCGATCAGACACGTGTCAAGGCCGATGAGACCGACTTGATGAGCCCGGACGGGGGGCACGCGCCGGGGGATTTTACCCATCCTTGCCACTATCTCTGGCGTGGGCCGATGTATGTGAAGCAGAACGGGGATGTCTATCCGTGTTGCCAGAGCTATATGCTCGACGGCAAACCGGTTGGCCGCATTGGCGAGGCGCCACTGCGGGAGATCTGGAATTCCGCCGAGATGGAACGCATGCGCGCCTTCCATACAAGCGGCCGGGCTGGCGAGATCGAAATCTGCAGCAAGTGCCGCACGGCGATTCCACACCCGCTTTTGGTGGCGGGCAGCCTGATTTTTCATGGCAAGACCGTGCGGAAGCTGCTGCCCTGGGTTGAAAAGCTTGCCTATTGGCGCAAGTTGCCCGTGCAGCTTTTGAAGCCGCAACAGAAGCCGGTTGCCGCAAGCGATCTGGTGCAGATCAGCGAACAGCGAGACTGA
- a CDS encoding ComF family protein, producing MTRAAAGVLALTFPDDCRICGIRLTGFPPYPFCSSCLAFPDFSPPDFFCLQCYSPFYTEAALDPDGHCRLCRGGLTQFDALFCVGPYEGRLRELIHHFKYTPMERLRQPLGAFLRNGLPRDLVFDCLSFMPLHRKRQRERGFNQAQLLALEVAKSSSLPVLDLLSRTRHTERQAGLSGKQRRGNVRGAFAAKDPAQIQGKRILLVDDVVTTGASANACALTLKGAGASFVAILALARADRRIGMGPEAAIATKQFVQGAAR from the coding sequence GTGACAAGAGCCGCTGCGGGTGTCCTTGCGCTCACGTTTCCCGACGATTGTCGCATCTGTGGCATCCGCTTGACCGGCTTCCCCCCTTACCCCTTCTGTTCTTCCTGCCTCGCTTTTCCTGATTTCTCCCCTCCAGACTTCTTCTGCCTCCAGTGCTATTCCCCGTTCTATACGGAAGCCGCACTCGATCCCGATGGCCATTGCCGGCTTTGCCGCGGAGGCTTGACGCAGTTCGACGCCCTGTTTTGTGTCGGGCCCTATGAGGGCCGCTTGCGCGAACTGATCCATCACTTCAAGTACACTCCCATGGAACGCCTGCGGCAGCCGCTCGGCGCCTTTTTGCGCAATGGGCTCCCCCGCGATCTGGTTTTCGATTGCCTCAGCTTCATGCCGCTCCATCGCAAGCGGCAACGCGAGCGAGGCTTCAATCAGGCCCAGCTCCTGGCACTGGAAGTCGCAAAATCTTCTTCCCTGCCGGTTCTCGACCTCCTCAGCCGCACTCGCCACACCGAACGCCAGGCTGGCCTGAGTGGCAAGCAGCGCCGCGGCAATGTCCGTGGAGCGTTCGCCGCCAAAGACCCTGCACAAATCCAGGGCAAACGAATTCTTCTTGTGGACGACGTGGTCACCACCGGCGCGTCCGCCAATGCATGCGCTCTCACCCTTAAAGGGGCAGGAGCGTCGTTTGTCGCCATATTAGCTCTGGCTCGCGCCGATCGCAGAATCGGTATGGGACCAGAGGCTGCAATCGCTACGAAGCAGTTTGTGCAAGGAGCCGCCCGATGA
- a CDS encoding RNA polymerase sigma factor: MLAIHTIDESTAFTTAHVPMLEPELSPTAVESDPIAQDRIDWAALVIRIQLNEDAALEELYALFSRGIKFLIVRQLGRQDIEDRVHDTFVTVVQSIQRGDLRDPARLMGFVRTIVRRHIANFIGKNYTRRRDELLSENQSQFPDTQLTPEEVAIQTQNAKIMEEVLRTVSRRDREILTRFYLLEQSQEQICAEMELNETQFRLLKSRAKQRFSEEGRRRMAKNKLRSLFLRKSS; encoded by the coding sequence ATGCTTGCCATTCACACCATCGACGAATCTACGGCCTTCACCACCGCCCACGTTCCCATGCTGGAACCCGAGCTGTCACCGACCGCCGTCGAGTCTGACCCAATCGCCCAGGACCGTATCGATTGGGCTGCTCTCGTCATCCGAATCCAGCTAAACGAGGACGCTGCGCTCGAAGAGCTTTACGCGCTGTTTTCTCGTGGCATTAAATTCCTGATCGTCCGCCAACTGGGGCGGCAGGACATTGAAGACCGTGTGCACGACACCTTTGTCACTGTCGTGCAGTCCATCCAGCGCGGCGACCTGCGAGACCCTGCCCGCCTCATGGGTTTTGTTCGCACTATCGTTCGCCGCCATATCGCCAATTTCATTGGAAAGAACTACACGCGCCGCCGTGACGAGTTGTTGAGCGAGAATCAGTCCCAGTTTCCCGACACCCAACTCACACCGGAAGAAGTGGCGATCCAAACCCAGAACGCGAAGATCATGGAGGAGGTTCTCCGCACGGTCTCCCGTCGAGACCGGGAGATACTCACCCGCTTCTATCTGCTCGAGCAGTCCCAGGAACAGATCTGCGCCGAGATGGAGTTGAACGAAACGCAGTTTCGCTTGCTCAAATCGCGAGCCAAGCAACGTTTTAGCGAAGAAGGACGGCGCCGGATGGCGAAGAATAAATTAAGATCACTATTCTTGAGAAAAAGTTCTTAA
- a CDS encoding deoxyribodipyrimidine photo-lyase yields the protein MNDAPLRRNAQYVLYWSQMNRRTTANHALAHAIHLANQLKLPVLFYEGLTYSYRQANDRIHRFVLEGVPDTAAALETMGIGYVFYLRQTPQQPNDILYRLASKAAALVTDDYPTFIAAAHNARVPQKLDIPYLAVDSSCVIPMSKFEKREYAAYTIRPKIQRLLPSYLKPFEMPRPHFRWKAPIPEFHVPVHADQFAALVAACAIDHSVPASTTFRGGATEARRRLRSFLTRNLKRYAKERNQPAAHATSNLSPYLHFGMIGALEVAVEVQSWAAEHDLSSVEYLEEMIVRRELAFNFARYAGEQVESLSCLPDWVRHTLAAHAGDERDPQYTRAQLEAAATYDDIWNATQKELLLRGKIHGYYRMYWGKKIIEWSPTYQEALDTMIFLHDRYALDGRDPNTYTGILWCFGLHDRPWVERPIFGMLRYMSYDGIKRKTDVASYLREIAYIEQTGKDPFALE from the coding sequence TTGAACGACGCCCCCCTCCGGCGCAACGCGCAGTATGTCCTGTACTGGTCTCAAATGAATCGCCGCACCACCGCGAACCATGCGCTGGCTCATGCGATCCACCTGGCCAATCAACTCAAGCTCCCGGTCCTGTTCTATGAAGGACTCACCTACAGCTACCGGCAAGCCAATGACCGCATCCATCGCTTTGTGCTCGAAGGGGTTCCCGATACCGCGGCCGCGCTCGAAACGATGGGTATCGGCTACGTCTTCTATCTGCGGCAGACTCCGCAGCAGCCCAACGATATCCTCTACCGCCTAGCCAGCAAGGCGGCAGCGCTGGTCACCGACGACTACCCCACCTTCATCGCCGCTGCACACAATGCCCGGGTCCCGCAGAAACTCGACATTCCTTATCTGGCTGTCGACTCGAGTTGTGTCATTCCGATGAGCAAGTTCGAGAAGCGCGAATATGCGGCCTACACGATTCGTCCCAAGATCCAGCGCCTGCTCCCCAGCTACCTGAAGCCCTTCGAGATGCCGCGGCCTCATTTTCGTTGGAAGGCGCCGATTCCGGAGTTCCACGTCCCCGTGCACGCGGACCAGTTTGCGGCACTCGTCGCAGCTTGTGCGATCGATCACAGCGTTCCGGCCTCCACTACTTTCCGGGGTGGCGCCACAGAAGCCAGGCGGCGCTTGCGATCTTTTCTCACCCGCAATCTGAAGCGCTATGCGAAGGAGCGCAATCAGCCCGCCGCGCATGCCACTTCCAATCTGAGCCCTTACCTGCACTTCGGAATGATTGGAGCGCTGGAGGTGGCCGTCGAGGTGCAATCCTGGGCGGCAGAACACGATCTCTCCAGCGTCGAATACCTCGAGGAGATGATCGTCCGGCGGGAGCTGGCCTTCAACTTTGCCCGCTATGCGGGCGAGCAGGTGGAATCGCTCTCCTGCCTCCCGGATTGGGTGCGCCACACACTCGCCGCGCACGCGGGTGATGAGCGGGATCCGCAATACACCAGGGCCCAACTCGAGGCCGCAGCCACCTACGACGACATCTGGAATGCCACGCAGAAGGAGTTGCTGCTGCGTGGCAAGATCCACGGCTACTACCGCATGTACTGGGGCAAGAAGATCATCGAGTGGTCCCCCACCTACCAGGAAGCACTCGACACGATGATTTTCCTACACGATCGCTATGCGCTCGACGGGCGCGACCCCAATACCTACACAGGGATTCTCTGGTGTTTTGGCTTGCATGACCGGCCCTGGGTCGAGCGTCCCATCTTTGGCATGCTGCGCTACATGAGCTATGACGGAATCAAACGCAAAACCGACGTCGCCTCTTATCTGCGCGAGATTGCCTACATTGAGCAGACCGGAAAAGATCCGTTTGCCCTAGAATAG
- a CDS encoding HEAT repeat domain-containing protein, giving the protein MFNSNLYVKPLVTVVLLCSGLTAQDRPKDKIKNIESLAKQGQNAVPAIAAYQRDPDVSVRYAAAEALIQAGGVQAADALRTSCQDGSAAIQRLSIAGIVNFYKPGYVKQGIKAKVGAVGDKILRSNEEPVIDSFVIARPEDINAIRKVLMEGASREAKLDAAQALGTLRAKSALPDLYPLLKTKDDGMMLAALRAIETSGDKAAAQETVFLVRDLNDKIQSRAISINGIFKNEGALPDLAEVFSRGRSAKSKAAALEAIAMIGSPESKGIFEQNLDNRDGSLRGFAAEGLGRIGATDTESRIQTLFQGDDSARARLGQAFALVKFGQLGQGDFSPLTYLFNQLNSAAWNDYAKTYLGELCRSEAVRKELRLKVAAATKAEKIGLARILAAEGTAEDKEVVDALAHDRDPAVAQEGIKAARTLGARLP; this is encoded by the coding sequence GTGTTCAACTCGAATTTGTACGTTAAACCTCTTGTCACTGTCGTCCTCCTCTGCAGCGGGTTGACCGCGCAGGATCGTCCGAAGGACAAGATCAAGAACATTGAATCGCTCGCCAAGCAGGGGCAAAATGCCGTCCCTGCGATTGCAGCCTACCAGCGGGATCCGGATGTTTCGGTCCGCTACGCAGCGGCGGAAGCTTTGATCCAGGCAGGAGGCGTACAGGCGGCTGACGCGCTCCGGACGAGTTGCCAGGATGGCTCGGCTGCCATCCAGCGCCTCTCCATTGCCGGGATCGTCAATTTCTACAAACCGGGCTACGTCAAGCAGGGCATCAAGGCGAAGGTGGGCGCGGTTGGGGATAAGATTCTGCGTTCGAACGAAGAGCCCGTGATCGATTCCTTTGTCATTGCCCGTCCGGAAGACATCAATGCCATTCGCAAGGTCCTGATGGAAGGTGCCAGCCGCGAGGCCAAGCTCGATGCCGCCCAGGCGCTCGGCACGCTTCGCGCCAAGAGCGCGTTGCCCGATCTCTATCCTCTTCTCAAGACAAAAGACGATGGGATGATGCTGGCGGCGTTGCGTGCGATCGAGACCAGCGGGGACAAGGCCGCGGCGCAGGAAACCGTATTCCTCGTGCGCGATCTGAACGACAAGATCCAGAGCCGCGCCATCTCCATCAACGGTATTTTCAAAAACGAAGGTGCGCTCCCGGACTTGGCCGAAGTCTTCTCGCGGGGACGCTCGGCAAAGAGCAAAGCGGCAGCGTTGGAAGCCATTGCGATGATCGGTTCGCCGGAGAGCAAAGGCATTTTCGAGCAGAACCTCGACAACCGCGACGGCTCGCTGCGTGGCTTTGCAGCCGAAGGCCTGGGACGAATCGGTGCAACGGACACCGAATCCCGAATTCAGACCCTCTTCCAGGGGGACGACAGCGCCCGCGCGCGTCTCGGCCAGGCTTTTGCGCTGGTGAAGTTTGGGCAACTGGGGCAGGGCGATTTCAGCCCGCTGACCTACTTGTTCAACCAGTTGAATTCAGCGGCATGGAACGACTACGCAAAGACCTATCTCGGGGAACTTTGCCGGTCTGAGGCTGTACGCAAAGAGCTCCGCCTCAAGGTAGCGGCAGCGACAAAAGCAGAAAAGATTGGTTTGGCCCGGATTTTGGCCGCGGAGGGAACTGCGGAGGATAAAGAGGTTGTGGATGCACTGGCACACGACCGGGACCCGGCCGTTGCCCAAGAAGGAATCAAGGCAGCCCGCACGCTAGGTGCAAGGCTGCCCTGA
- a CDS encoding HNH endonuclease, translating to MTERFPERHSPERNGADRLHKPVLVLNASFEPINVCAARRALVLILKGVAIAEEHSQMQVHSTRNAVRLPSVIRLHDYRRIPQQTRSLSRKNILMRDKYTCQYCLKVTPAGELTLDHVLPRSRGGPSTWENLVACCHPCNNRKGNRTPDEANFRLLRPPKPFSLHTSRHLMRLLARSDEQWRKYLFY from the coding sequence ATGACCGAGAGATTTCCTGAACGACACAGTCCGGAGAGAAATGGAGCCGACCGGCTCCATAAGCCGGTACTGGTTTTGAACGCCAGCTTTGAACCGATTAACGTCTGCGCAGCCCGCCGCGCGCTCGTTCTGATTCTCAAGGGTGTTGCCATTGCCGAAGAACACAGCCAGATGCAGGTTCACTCCACGCGCAACGCTGTGCGATTGCCCAGCGTGATCCGCCTCCACGACTACCGCCGCATCCCGCAGCAAACCAGGTCGCTGTCGCGGAAGAACATCCTGATGCGGGATAAGTATACCTGCCAGTATTGCCTCAAAGTGACACCGGCCGGAGAGTTGACCCTCGACCACGTGCTCCCGCGCTCGCGAGGCGGCCCCAGCACCTGGGAGAATCTCGTGGCCTGCTGCCATCCCTGCAATAACCGGAAAGGCAATCGGACGCCGGACGAAGCGAACTTCCGGCTGCTGCGGCCTCCAAAGCCCTTCAGCCTGCACACCTCGCGGCATCTGATGCGCCTTCTCGCGCGCAGCGATGAGCAGTGGCGCAAGTATCTGTTTTATTGA